A window from Gemmatimonadaceae bacterium encodes these proteins:
- a CDS encoding PadR family transcriptional regulator has product MLTDELKKGSAEFLVLSLLETEHRHGYELQKLIESRSKGVLVFHVASLYPLLYRLEDRGWIAGRWVEKAGERRRRFYRLTPAGRAPLVAQREGWREFVSAINRVAGVRYA; this is encoded by the coding sequence ATGCTCACCGACGAACTGAAGAAAGGCAGTGCCGAATTCCTCGTACTGTCGCTGCTCGAGACCGAGCACCGGCATGGGTACGAGCTTCAGAAGCTCATCGAGTCGCGGTCGAAGGGCGTGTTGGTGTTTCACGTCGCCTCGCTCTATCCGCTGCTCTATCGGCTCGAGGATCGCGGATGGATCGCGGGGCGCTGGGTCGAGAAGGCGGGCGAGCGTCGGCGCCGCTTCTACCGCCTGACGCCCGCCGGCCGCGCGCCACTCGTCGCCCAGCGCGAAGGGTGGCGTGAATTCGTGTCGGCAATCAACCGCGTCGCGGGGGTGCGATATGCGTGA